AATGATGAATTATACACTCTAAAGAGAGAATACCTCTCCAcatttaatagaaaataaatactagtatttccTGTCCAATTTCTTTTTGGTGCGGATTCTAATAAATGttactacctccatccctgcaaatttatctcattttttcatttccgtccgtctcctaaaatttgtcttatttcactttttattattttttataatggacatcatattccactaactcattcatactcacattttgttataaaactaatatataaagtaggactcacaatccactaactttttcaacctacttttcattacaatttttaaaatccgtgcccgatcaaaatgactcaaattatctgggacggagagagtaataaaatggGTGAAAGGAATTTAGTGtggaataagagtctcatttgattttatattaattctcTTTATCATTTACGTAATAATAAATCGGGACTTTTGTTAGTGtggaataagagtctcattttattatattaattttaaatgatatgtcaGTGAATTTGAgacctatttaccatttataataatgataaatagaGACTTTTATTCACatgctaaaataaaaaagggaaCTCGTATTCacataatgataaaattttagattctAAAGTGAGAAAATGGAATactgtctctctctctctctctaaacatTTTGGTGAAATTCATGTAAATTGTAACACAAAATGCTGAATTATTAATCATGTTTCATAAAGCTACAGACTAATGAGTGTGTGCGCATCGATAAAgtcttattcttttttatctcCTTTTTGTTATGCGTAAAAATGattctttaaattattttattccttttcaACTAATagtttatgtaattatttcataaaatgcaataaatcGAACGAGATTCGATAGAGACGACAACTAATAATCATCATTAATACTAAAGAACgctacacaaaaaaaaaaaaacagtatcAAAAAGGGCAAAAATCACCACAAAATCATCATATTCAATAATAAGTTAACACgggaacaaaataaattgtaacgataatgtaaaaaaggaaatatagtAATTTAGAAGATATAGGCAAAGGCCACGGCAGCGACGGCTGCGGCAAAGGTGGGAACAAAGGCGGTGGCGCCGGAGGTGGGTGCCGGCGCCGGAGCTTCCACGGCGGCGACGGCGCTGGCGGCGGAGAGCGCCATGATCGTGAATGCCACGGCGAGGGTGTTGAGCATTTTCTTGGCCTCCATCTCAACAACAagaattttgtttcttttaaataataaaatttggcaCAATAGAGGTATTGAGAGGTTTAGAAAATAGTGAGAGATGGAGGGGTTTATTATATAGGAGAGAGAGGGGGGCAGCTGCCCGGCTTGCCCGGGATTAAATGTGAAATTAGGGTCCTATTCTTTCCAAATTCtaatttggggaaaaatattaatgattggcataaattattattggaGTCAAATATGAGATTCGAAGATATCATTGAAAAGCAAATTACCagaattaataaaagtggaaTGCGATATTTAATGAGGAACATATCTGAATGAAAAAGTGGAATAAAGGGCATAGTTTAAATGgtgtaaataaattcaaattatagattaaaagtagaattttgtaacaaaaataactttttacTCTTATGATcgttttgaattattaaattcaatattatattgattCTAGTATTAAACGCTATCTTATGAAAGATTATATCTTATAACATATATTGGATTTATTCGACTTAAAAGAttatattgtatattaaatttaaatatgtataatattttgtacTTAATCCTAActgaataattatataacaATGTGTTATAGCCACAtcatttaaactaaaataatctcacaagtCACAACTTAGATTTAGATTGATAATCATACGATAATGAGTCATAATCACATTCCTAAAAATAATGTCACAACTTAGTTTTAGATTGATAATCATACGATAATGAGTCATAATCACATTCCTAAAAATAAtgtcacaacttaatcctaaatGAATAGTTATATAATAATGAGTTACGACTCATAAGTCATAAccttttcacaacctagacatagatggataattatataataacgAGTCATGACTAATAGTCTTTACACAACTTAGTcatagatggataatcatgtgataatGAATCATAACAACCTGCCGACGCTATTTCGTTTCAtttatgagattgaatctcacatTTTAAACTTAGATGgatcattatattatattagtcATAGTTACTTTcctccaattaaaataatatcacgatTTAATACTAGatgaatataatatgataataaatcATATTAATCGATaccatatattattatttccatgccaaatttagagaaaattgaaattcatgTATTCTATTGTCAAAATAGGTAGTAgtaaaatggaagaaaagCCCCAAATTTAAGTGGAATACAGATATTACTAAAGGTAGTAATTAGCcccctttttaattttatcttggTAAAGGgattctttaaatttcattttggtAGGATTGGCAaatctttataaatttttatgtaacaaagtaaaataaaagtactaTGAATAATTGAGGTAAGGGTGGCTGCCCGGGAATTGGACAGGTTGGCTAAGGTAGGAAACACTTGTCAAAGCAAAATGTGGGCCACCATACACCACTATATTTCCAGCCCATTGTTCTCTActtactcacttttttttttcaaaatttgaaatgatttCATGATTTGGTATAGGTGGGTAAGAAATAGGTTATGAATATATTCCATGGCGAATTTAGGTGGAATAAGAAGTCGATCGACTCTATCAATGGCCTATGAGAgctttcaaatttcattaaatttgacATTTGGTGTCGTCGATGATTCAACTGTACGATATCTTCGTACTCGCTTTTAGAGATTATGATTCACTTTCAGTCTTCACCcatcatttaaaaaacaaaaaaataataataataataatagtaataataataatttagtgaGAATCTAAACGAAAGGGGCCTCTATTTGCATTGGATTGGGCTTTTTAAGGGCAAAACAGTTTAGGCTGTTTAATAGTCCAATTAGCAATTAACAGTGTGAAACTATAGATAACTAAAAgaactactacctccgtcccctaaaatttatcccactttgatctggcacgagttttaagaaatgtaatggaaagtgagttgaaaaagttagtggattgtgtgtcctacttttatatattagctctataataaaatgtgagtaggaatgagttagtggaatatgaggtccagtaccaaaattagtaaaaaagtgaaatgagataaattttgaGGGACaaacggaaatggaaaaatgagacaaattttcagggacggatgtAGTAATTTATAAGATAATCACGAGCTATTTTCGAGAGATATAGATAActataagcaaaaaaaaagtaaaaaataaaattacttgcAGGCATGATAACAGTTGCAAGTTATAcctacaatattttatataaatgtgtgtgtgtagttATAATAATGTAATGTAGATTATATAAGGTGTTTATATTAAACATAATTCCCTATTACACATTCTTATATAGTATAGTTTGAAAAGACCAAAATAAAAGGCCCAAATTAAGAAATGTGGACCGTTGGGCTTCAATAATGGGTTTTAGAAGAGGCCCAAATTGAGAAGCAAGCTATCAtgtgattaatttttcattattatctaattaattttctccTATTATTTCTGAAACGGTAAAAGCATACTATCGTTTAGATGAAAAGGGTAATGTggtaattaaaaaagaataaatatgtTAATACTGGAAAAAGAATTTAGTTTCGCAGCCGCCGTATGCACTTATAAAGTTATTGGATGGTGgagaataaatttgaaataactTTTCTTAACCAACAAGGATTCTCAAAGCTGCAAATCTGAAAAAAATTACCTACTTTATCAACTCTCTTTAAGCACTCACGATTGTTCTACAACGTGCTTACAACCAGATTAGAGCATTAAGCAACCGATGAAGAAGGCGCACGGCTCGATGTGCGTGCATCGTGTTAAGAGAGAGGCGCGCGTGTCGTTTCACGCAACGGCGTACACGTGTTAAGTGGTGATGATTGCTGATGCGGGACTCATGAATAATGTAAGCAAAATGCAGTTTCAGTTTGTGTGATTGCTGATGCTGTTATATGTtgtacaaattaataaaagtgattgatatattgtagaaatgaaAGTAGAATTCTGGTAAAGGTAACTAATAACTATATTATGTGTGTAGGAAATGGTATGACATGTTGCTACAAATTGTAATAAGTTGATTTATtgtgataaaattaaacactAATGTCCACAAACACCTAATATTAGGTGCCCTGATAagttaataatgtaacatcTGATGTAATAGTTAGGTATTCATACCGAATATAATTTGGggtgtaaaatataaaaaataaataaatattgctCCCTTAGTAAAtgaatgtataaaatatattgaaatcgTGTTgcattaaacaaaataaaatatatgtatagagGAGTGAACGCTCGTCACTATAGacaaattattgataatttattacatgAAAAATTCCTAAAATAACCCCCTAAAGTTGAGAGTGACAACATGTTAATAACTTAGTTACACAcattttcaactttttcaaaGGTCGGTGATCTATATGTCCCACCACCCCATATATTTGGTATGTACTATTTCCATATAAATTATGTAGGAAAATAcagtcattttaattttacaatggATCTAAtgcaattttttgttgaaaatattattagtaaaatcgCTTAGTCCAATTACTTAATACATTTCGAACAGAAATTCAACTGGCAAGTGAAGACTTGAAGCTGATACATGAGTCGCGAATGTAGTAAAAGAATGTGTATTTGTCGAAAAATTGTGCCTCGACCTTCATTGTAAACTTAAATCTAAGGGGTGAATTGCAGCAAGAGTGATATAATTTTGAGTGAGACAGAAGAAAAAAtgcatttaataaaattgaaaaagatcttcaatatttttttctgcatcccatgcatacatgaatttagAATGACGTTACGGCCGTAGAAgaaacaaacaataaaaaggtGGAATATAGTGTTCGGTTTGATAGATTAATGTCTCAATCTTCGTTGCAATTCAAATCTATAAAAGTGAGTTACAACTAAAGTCAAATACAGTAActtaaaaatgagaaagaataagaaaaaacgatgttaatgaaacaaaagAACATAGCACAAGTCCTCCGATATTTTTTTCTGCGCTCCTACACAAGAATATGTAGTTCAATTTGTGTCTCATGCATATATTGTTCGGTTGCATACAGACAACGTGATATTTAATCTTGAGACATTGTTACATAAAACTAGTCTTAACTTATCTTcatttgtaattatattattcttGAGTAACCACAAACTAGTATAATCTTGAGTAATACCGGAACAGGTTAATCTTCGGCAATCGAACATTTGCTTACTTGGTTAGAAGTCCAAGGGTAAAAAAGTAAACTCCAATATAAAGTACTATTCATTATAATGTGACTTCATGCAATGATTTCCACCTTTTCTCTTTCAATAACAAAAGCTACTTTGGCTTCTTCCTCCTTTCACTTCCACCTAACTTCCCTTTTTCTATATACTTCACACCCATCTCTTCATTTCTTCcctttccctctctctccactCTTCCTCTCATATTCACACACATAGATCAACAGTGAGTGAGCAAaaaaaaccaatttttttataaaaaaaaaataacatttcaaTGGACAACAAGAAGGCAATATTGAAGAACAGTTCAATCTATGGCTGCGGCGGCGACATGAAGAAAAGTCCATCTGAATTAGCTCTTCAAGAACTTTTTGCCTCTGAAAACGACAGAAAAATCCACCACTTTGAAGCCTCTGATTCCTATAATCTCTTTGCCATGGACCACTCCGATGATCATGCCACTTTCCCCTTCAAGAATTTGGTTAGTTCTTCACTTTtcctcaaataaaaatttaatcttttttcatGGTTTGGATGTTTTTGCCCATAGCTCAAGTTTTTCTGTGATGGGaacttgaaaatattaatgggTTTTTGAAATCTTTGCAATAAAGTAAAGAATATAGAGTGAGGAAGTTTcaagatttcatttttatcatagaTGGACTTGTTTTGTCATATCTATACTTTATTGAATActctagtttttttattttcatgttgtagttttgtttgatttgatgaattttgatgTGGGTGTGAATGAATGGTTGATTACTTGATTGATTGTTCAACTTGGGAAAAAGTGTGTAAAACAACAGTGCCCAATTAAAGTGGTGTTTGGATTCTTTATGAGTCAATGTCTTAACTTTTATTAAAGTATAGTTTGGCAATATGAAAGCAATGATCTTTAACCACATAAGGCTTTTATGTGTCATTTCAAAGTAGGAATCTCCAAACCATTAagcactttcctttttggaattCATAGTGTTGAATGTTGATGTTGGGAGtcatcttttctcttttcttgaGATGAACATTTCAAGAACTGAAAAGGGGGATTTGATAACAATCATGGTTTGGTGATCAATCGAATTCGGATATTTGGGCTTGAAGTAGATGGTGTTCTTGCAAGGAGTTTGATATCTTGGTTGGTATGAATTATTGCTATCAGTGTGAGCATGGTGTTGGTGTTTGTTTAGATGGTGACAAAATTCtgagttttgttttttaaattcaaatttttgtaCCTTTTGCCCCTAATGTTTGTTTAGTGTTAGATTTGGCATGGAAAACACCacatggagagagagaaagagaggtgGTTGGACATAATCTTGATCTGCCAAAGGGGGGTTAGGATATGTCCATTGGCACTAAATGTTGCAATATTCCAAATCTCTCAActttacaaattcaaaatatatggGTTCAAATGTTGATacaaaaaagtactactaacatctttaaaaaaaatcacttgaTTCATTTCACCAGACAGATTCTTGAGAGAAATGGAAAGATTTGAACTTAGCTCTATCTAATGCAGTGCTCGAGATATAGGTGCTTCGTCCCTGTTGTCTTCTAGTCTCGTATCATTTGCTCAAATTCTGATTCGTTAGTCATGTTTAAGACAGCATAAATCTGCCCTTTGTCTAAGTTAGGAAAGCAAGGTTGGGAGTGTGAAAATTGATGATGATTTATCAGTTTTACTACTTAGGAAAGTAACTCATTTAGTTAGATAGGTTGGAAGTGTGCAAATTGATGATGATtgatcacttttattttactgaGATTTGTATAGCTATATACCTGCACATTATAAGTTTATCATTTCTACCAGATTGAATCTCTGAAGAAAGATACACAAATTGATTTTCTCTATTCCTCTAAAAACCACCATGGTACACTCCTCCCGCGAATTCGACTACGTATCTTTCTTGTCTCTCTCCGTCCTCACTATACAGCTTGCTCGATTCTCAGGAGATCCGTCGGGAAACATCTGCTCCTAACGCGTTGGCAGAGCCTCAAGTTTGGCCTTGGAAGTCTATATGTGGTGAGTCAAGTGAactgctttatttttttttatttttttaattctttttcttttttattttttctttttaaaatatttttttttcttcataccAACTGATTGATTGATCATTTGTTCCTATTGTCACTTGTTGCTCTGTTTGACTCTTGTGTTCTTCTTCAGTTGACAGCCCGTCGTACGCCTCAAAGGGCTCGGAGACTCAAGCAGTAGGCGCCAGCAGCGGCTCGTCTCATGACCAGTCGGACGAAGAGGACATTGAGATAGAAGCCGGCTCTTATGACCACAGCACGAACCCCGCTGATGTCAAACGCATCAAAAGGATGGTCTCCAACCGCGAGTCTGCGCGAAGATCCAGACGAAGGAAGCAAGCTCACTTGGCAGATCTTGAACAGCAGGTGACGAAACGCGAccgtttcctttttttggcaATCACTTCACACTACAGTCGCAACACCCCTTATTCGATTATTTACTAATCGAGTAAGTGATGTCACGATTCAGTAATTCAAGGATTTGGTCAACTAAGTCAAAAcctttttttaagtaaaactTAAAATCTAGCATGCCACATCTATTGACTAATCGAGTAAGGGGTGTTACAACATTCTTACTTTTCGCGCTGAAAAGagactaattaattttcttatattttttttgtaaataggTGGAACAATTGAGAGGTGAAAATGGAACTCTCTTCAAACAGCTTGCTGAAGCCACTCAGCAATTCAAAGATTCAACGACGAACAACCGCGTGCTGAGGTCAGACGTGGAGGCGCTACGAGCCAAGGTGAAGCTGGCCGAGGATATGGTGGCTCGGGGCTCGCTGACATCGAGCCTGAGCCATCTTATCCAAAACTACCTCACCACGCCACACGACTACGTGAACAGCAGCAGCGGTGGCAGCAGCAGCAGTATTCCCCCGATGATGGGGGGCCGTGCTGA
The nucleotide sequence above comes from Salvia hispanica cultivar TCC Black 2014 chromosome 5, UniMelb_Shisp_WGS_1.0, whole genome shotgun sequence. Encoded proteins:
- the LOC125190419 gene encoding bZIP transcription factor RISBZ4-like, whose amino-acid sequence is MDNKKAILKNSSIYGCGGDMKKSPSELALQELFASENDRKIHHFEASDSYNLFAMDHSDDHATFPFKNLEIRRETSAPNALAEPQVWPWKSICVDSPSYASKGSETQAVGASSGSSHDQSDEEDIEIEAGSYDHSTNPADVKRIKRMVSNRESARRSRRRKQAHLADLEQQVEQLRGENGTLFKQLAEATQQFKDSTTNNRVLRSDVEALRAKVKLAEDMVARGSLTSSLSHLIQNYLTTPHDYVNSSSGGSSSSIPPMMGGRADDGSPYSGSAAVQNPESFSSNGVAGPEMWGWEGHHGHHK